In Candidatus Woesebacteria bacterium, one DNA window encodes the following:
- a CDS encoding DNA repair protein RadA, whose translation MANRSQFVCQQCGYSQVKWSGKCPNCGSWGSMVETFLKDEKTSTKRTKSAINVVTLDKVNLERSPRISSGSSELDRVLGGGIVKGQVILIAGEPGIGKSTLLMQLANKVTSQDKKNKVFYASGEESALQIATRADRLKSKNPNIVILESTDIDAIISTLEENKKDVTLAIIDSIQTMSTSDLNGLAGSVGQVRECAFRLVNFGKKEGIPVFIVGHITKEGAVAGPAVLAHIVDTVLWFEGEKSLQLRLIRAVKNRFGPTDEVGIFEMTDRGLTSLTNADKIFLTQGAKNVSGSVVSSTMQGTRPVLVEIQSLTTPSKSAFPKRIAQGIDAKRMELIIAILIKRCSLPLYDQDIFVNVTGGIKIEENACDLAVALSISSSFYNKPFPNKTIAIGELGLLGEIREVIAQDKRIKEAKRLGFENVASAREFKYLNQAIKETMGR comes from the coding sequence ATGGCAAATCGCTCCCAATTTGTCTGCCAACAATGCGGTTACTCTCAAGTTAAGTGGTCTGGCAAATGCCCCAACTGTGGCTCTTGGGGCTCAATGGTTGAAACGTTCCTAAAAGATGAAAAGACTAGTACAAAAAGAACAAAAAGTGCCATAAATGTGGTAACACTTGATAAGGTCAATCTTGAAAGATCGCCAAGAATCTCAAGCGGAAGCAGTGAACTCGACCGTGTTTTAGGGGGCGGAATCGTCAAAGGACAGGTAATTCTAATTGCAGGTGAACCTGGAATTGGCAAATCTACTCTCCTTATGCAACTTGCAAATAAAGTAACCTCGCAAGACAAAAAAAACAAAGTTTTCTATGCCTCAGGAGAAGAATCTGCACTTCAAATTGCAACACGAGCTGATCGTCTGAAAAGTAAAAACCCAAATATTGTTATTCTTGAATCAACAGATATTGATGCTATTATTTCAACACTCGAGGAAAACAAAAAAGACGTAACCCTGGCAATAATAGATTCAATTCAAACAATGTCAACTTCTGACTTAAACGGCCTTGCGGGATCAGTTGGCCAGGTAAGAGAATGTGCATTTAGACTAGTCAATTTTGGCAAAAAAGAAGGCATTCCTGTTTTTATTGTTGGCCACATCACCAAAGAAGGCGCTGTTGCAGGACCTGCTGTTCTTGCACACATTGTTGATACAGTTTTATGGTTTGAGGGCGAAAAATCGCTACAATTAAGACTGATTCGTGCTGTTAAAAATAGGTTTGGACCAACTGATGAAGTAGGCATTTTTGAAATGACTGATCGCGGTCTTACCTCTCTTACTAATGCCGACAAAATTTTTCTGACCCAAGGAGCAAAAAATGTCTCGGGCAGTGTAGTTTCATCTACAATGCAAGGAACAAGACCTGTTTTAGTTGAAATTCAGAGCCTAACTACTCCCAGTAAATCGGCATTTCCCAAAAGAATTGCACAAGGAATTGATGCAAAAAGAATGGAGCTGATTATTGCCATTTTAATCAAGCGATGTTCCCTCCCCCTTTATGATCAGGATATTTTTGTTAATGTAACAGGAGGAATAAAAATAGAAGAAAATGCTTGCGACCTGGCTGTTGCTCTTTCTATTTCTTCATCTTTTTATAACAAGCCTTTCCCCAATAAAACAATTGCAATTGGTGAACTTGGGCTTTTAGGTGAAATAAGAGAAGTTATAGCGCAGGATAAAAGAATAAAAGAGGCAAAAAGACTAGGGTTTGAAAATGTCGCCTCAGCAAGAGAATTCAAATACTTAAACCAGGCAATAAAGGAAACAATGGGAAGATAG
- a CDS encoding SSU ribosomal protein S1p encodes MPEKKEKTKSSKELTMADLLASKKVFFGLKVGQKVKGKVVEKSPKALLLDIGGKSLGMVTGKALSEAKDFARQLEVGDEVEGSVLIPETPDGYTIISLRDSAKTFVWNKIEKIYREAKELSLEVKNSGQSGVTVEILGLTGFVPMSHLTKETLKDVNNLSGKMLRLKIIDFDKSSNRLILSEKAVVEAKEIEDQKEALASLKEGEVYEGEVTTVTDFGAFVKLPAKLKGKKVEVEGLVHVSEVAWGKSMKPSEVLKEGDKVKVKVLEIKDGRMALSIKQAEGDPWEKVEKKYKPEMKLEGEVVKISDFGAFIALEPGIEGLLHITKIPPTTRLKVGDKIDVYIDEIDTKERRISLGLVLTTKPVGYK; translated from the coding sequence GTGCCAGAAAAGAAAGAAAAAACAAAATCTTCAAAAGAATTGACGATGGCAGATCTTTTGGCTTCAAAGAAGGTCTTTTTTGGCTTGAAAGTGGGCCAGAAGGTTAAGGGCAAGGTTGTTGAAAAAAGTCCCAAAGCCCTGCTTCTTGATATTGGCGGCAAATCTTTGGGAATGGTGACGGGTAAAGCTTTAAGTGAAGCAAAGGATTTTGCTCGCCAGCTTGAAGTTGGGGATGAGGTTGAAGGTTCGGTTCTGATTCCCGAAACTCCTGATGGCTATACCATAATTTCTTTAAGAGATTCAGCAAAAACTTTTGTTTGGAATAAAATTGAGAAAATTTATCGCGAGGCAAAAGAGCTTTCTTTGGAAGTCAAAAATTCAGGCCAATCAGGGGTGACTGTTGAGATTTTGGGCTTAACTGGCTTTGTGCCAATGTCTCATTTGACAAAAGAAACTCTTAAAGATGTAAATAATCTTTCCGGCAAAATGCTTCGCCTGAAGATCATTGATTTTGATAAATCTTCAAATCGCTTGATTTTGTCAGAAAAAGCAGTGGTTGAGGCAAAGGAGATTGAAGATCAAAAGGAAGCTTTGGCATCTCTTAAAGAAGGCGAAGTTTATGAAGGCGAAGTGACAACAGTTACTGATTTTGGCGCTTTTGTTAAGTTGCCTGCAAAACTTAAGGGTAAGAAGGTTGAAGTTGAAGGCTTGGTTCATGTTTCTGAAGTAGCTTGGGGTAAATCTATGAAACCATCTGAAGTATTAAAAGAAGGGGACAAGGTGAAAGTTAAAGTCTTGGAGATTAAAGATGGCAGAATGGCCCTTTCTATTAAGCAAGCAGAGGGTGATCCTTGGGAGAAGGTTGAAAAGAAATATAAGCCTGAGATGAAGCTTGAAGGGGAAGTGGTTAAGATATCTGATTTTGGCGCTTTTATTGCTCTTGAGCCTGGAATTGAAGGACTTTTGCATATTACCAAGATTCCTCCAACAACAAGACTAAAAGTAGGCGATAAGATTGATGTCTATATTGATGAAATAGACACCAAAGAAAGAAGAATTAGCCTGGGTTTGGTTCTAACCACAAAGCCTGTAGGATACAAGTAA
- a CDS encoding LAGLIDADG homing endonuclease translates to MVQQFFKVGTVYQKSARRTGRLPAWVFEVTKRDDIYNVIIPFFKRHKLLGYKAKSFDAFCQIAEMVKGRQDVRKLSKEELSFIRKLKLGMNKHYGSLSAGKPLA, encoded by the coding sequence ATGGTTCAGCAGTTTTTCAAAGTAGGGACTGTTTATCAAAAGAGTGCTAGACGCACTGGTCGTCTTCCCGCTTGGGTATTTGAAGTCACAAAAAGGGATGATATTTACAATGTCATAATACCTTTTTTCAAACGACATAAACTTTTAGGCTACAAAGCGAAAAGTTTTGATGCTTTTTGCCAAATAGCCGAGATGGTTAAGGGAAGGCAGGATGTGCGCAAGCTCTCTAAAGAAGAACTCTCTTTTATTAGGAAGTTGAAGCTGGGGATGAATAAACATTACGGCTCGCTAAGTGCGGGAAAGCCGCTCGCTTAG